A segment of the Cutaneotrichosporon cavernicola HIS019 DNA, chromosome: 6 genome:
CATACCGTTGTCAGCTCCAAGATGGCGGGGGTGGCAGTAGAGATAGCGTCAGCCAAGTAAAGAACTTGGCTGCTTATTTTGAgcgctctcgccctcttAGCATGGTCTCATCACCCCAGTCTAGTTTCAGGGTCAATATTTTTCCCCAGCATTGTGTGTTGAGTGTCTTCTAACCCAACCATGGCACTTTTTTACCCTACAGCCCTTGACCCTGAAATCCAccaccctccctcccagCCCCTGTCCATCCCCGTttcttccctcccctcccctctcaGCCCGACGTGACGACAAGTGAACGACAGCTCTAAAGCTCTAGTAGCTTAGTAGGAAAGGGAAGACAACGTCGCCCACGTACGCCGGACGCTGTAACCAGTATGATTGTTCTGTCTGTTTCGCGCAGCCAACTTCATCTCACTTGTTAATTGTCTCTCATCTCCACACTTTCTGTTTCAGTATTCTCTAGGTTGCCAGATCGCTGCTTCCTATTACCTTCAAATACTTTTTTCTTAACTAGGACTCGGACCTCGAGttctctcactctcattCCTTCACTTACGCCCACCTACATGttcgccgccctcctcctcgcggccacGACGGTCTCGGCCGGCGCCATTGGCTGCGGTGGCCACCACATCGGTGCCCGCAACCTTGGCATGGGTAACCCCcacgccaagcgcgagtACGACCCCAAAGCACTCGGTGAGTGATTCAATGATGTGTGTGTGATGTCCGGTGTGGTAAGGTGTGGTATATCCGGTCACAGGTCACGCGTAGCACCTGTCGCGTGTAGCACCTGTTGCGGCAGCGCCCAAGTACCAACAACGCCCTAGAATGcggctgacagcagatgTGACGGCCCAATGCACCTCATACAACTACCCCCCGGTCGCGGACATCCTCACCCAGTTCCCCACCAACTGGGCACCCGCGACCATCCTTCCCTCGGACACGGCCGCGCAGCAGCTCTTTTCGCAGCTCAACCAGACCCTGGGCCAGAAGGTTGGCAATGTCcaggtcaaggtcggcaCCCAGGGCGACTTCTCGGGGTACCAGTACGACAACGCCGCGGACCCCGACTGCTGGTGGACCAAGACGCGTTGCACCGAGCCCAAGGACACGACTATCCCGGCCGACATCTGGCGCCTCCCAGAGCCCAACACCTGGGGCTTTGGCTTCGACGACGGACCCAACTGCTCGCACAATGCGCTCTACAACTTCATGGCTGAGAAAAAGCAGCAGGCGACCATGTTCTTCATTGGCTCCAACGTCATGAACTGGCCCCTCCAGGCCCTGCGTGCCAAGCAGGACGGCCACGAGCTCTGCATCCACACCTGGTCGCACTCGGCCATGACGACCCTCACCAACGAGGGCGCCTTTGCCGAACTCTACTACACCCGTGAGGC
Coding sequences within it:
- a CDS encoding uncharacterized protein (chitin deacetylase-like mannoprotein MP98), whose amino-acid sequence is MFAALLLAATTVSAGAIGCGGHHIGARNLGMGNPHAKREYDPKALDVTAQCTSYNYPPVADILTQFPTNWAPATILPSDTAAQQLFSQLNQTLGQKVGNVQVKVGTQGDFSGYQYDNAADPDCWWTKTRCTEPKDTTIPADIWRLPEPNTWGFGFDDGPNCSHNALYNFMAEKKQQATMFFIGSNVMNWPLQALRAKQDGHELCIHTWSHSAMTTLTNEGAFAELYYTREAIKAVTGVTPKCWRPPYGDVDNRIRVIAGFLNLTNVLWSDDTFDWMEGTNNVTSETVVANYQKVFDQAKAGNYSTYGAIVLNHEINNKTMQHMIDQYPNIEANFKYIVPIASAMNWTTPYAEANETYPDFNQYTSGQREGGPVASGEGNSPGSTMTGSAAASASSADTSKKSSSTRNSAAGIFVLAGVAAAMLL